A section of the Triticum dicoccoides isolate Atlit2015 ecotype Zavitan chromosome 7A, WEW_v2.0, whole genome shotgun sequence genome encodes:
- the LOC119328654 gene encoding novel plant SNARE 11-like encodes MDLASVNEELAEIDGQIADIFRALQNGFQKLDKIKDANRRSRQLEELTDKMRDCKRLIKDFERVVKDEAGSVDPNTAKFLNERKQSLIKELNSYVALKKQHASENKRVDLFDAPSGEDAFGEENVLLASNMSNQQLMQHGDNLMDETDQALARSKQTVQETINVGTETAAALKAQTEQMSRVVNELDSIHFSMKKASKLVKEIGRQVATDRCIMGLLFLIVAGVIAVIIVKIVNPHNKDIPDLPGLAPPVGRRLLSIAEGK; translated from the exons ATGGATTTGGCGTCGGTCAACGAGGAGCTCGCCGAGATCGACGGGCAGATCGCCGACATCTTCCGCGCATTGCA AAATGGGTTCCAGAAGCTCGACAAGATCAAGGATGCCAACCGCCGGAGCAGGCAGCTCGAAGAGCTCACTGACAAGATGCGAGATTGCAAAAG GCTTATCAAAGACTTCGAACGAGTTGTCAAAGATGAGGCAGGCAGTGTTGATCCCAACACTGCTAAATTTCTGAACGAGAGAAAGCAGTCACTG ATCAAGGAATTGAACTCTTATGTTGCTCTGAAGAAACA ACATGCAAGTGAAAATAAGCGAGTTGATCTTTTTGATGCCCCAAGTGGTGAAGATGCCTTTGGTGAAGAAAATGTCCTGTTAGCATCAA ATATGTCAAACCAGCAGCTAATGCAGCATGGAGACAATCTAATGGATGAGACTGATCAAGCTCTCGCACGATCTAAACAG ACTGTCCAAGAGACGATCAATGTGGGTACAGAAACTGCAGCTGCTCTCAAAGCACAG ACAGAGCAAATGAGCAGGGTTGTTAATGAGCTGGATTCCATTCATTTCTCCATGAAAAAGGCATCAAAATTGGTGAAAGAAATTGGTAGGCAG GTTGCAACTGACCGCTGCATCATGGGATTGCTTTTTCTCATTGTCGCTGGAGTCATAGCTGTAATAATTGTTAAG ATTGTGAACCCACACAACAAGGACATTCCTGACCTCCCCGGGCTCGCTCCACCGGTCGGCAGAAGGCTGTTGTCCATTGCAGAGGGCAAGTGA
- the LOC119330222 gene encoding uncharacterized protein LOC119330222, giving the protein MQAKKLTLLQTVAAAGVFSAVSFWYGFMFGRESARRELGGIIDDLRSGSTATSAAPSPDSHAHTKP; this is encoded by the exons ATGCAGGCCAAGAAGCTGACGCTCCTGCAGACGGTGGCTGCCGCCGGAGTCTTCTCAGCCGTCTCCTTCTG GTACGGCTTCATGTTTGGGAGGGAGTCCGCGCGGCGCGAGCTTGGCGGCATCATCGACGACCTTCGCAGCGGCTCCACGGCCACCTCTGCCGCGCCCTCCCCCGACTCCCACGCTCACACCAAACCATAG
- the LOC119328653 gene encoding probable serine/threonine-protein kinase PBL19, protein MGCFAFKSGKGRRRPAGGGKPPAEPKPDGPKRSKASSSSASTPTRSIQELSEERGAARLRVFGLEELGSATNGFSRALKIGEGGFGSVYRAFFRSAAGGRVVLAVKRLNQRSLQGHKQWLAEVQFLGVLEHPNLVKLVGYCAVDSEAGKHRLLVYEFMPNKTLDDHLFSRAHPPLPWRTRLQVMAGAARGLDYLHRGLPEVQVIYRDFKASNVLLDGEFRPKLSDFGLAREGPTEGRTHVSTAVVGTHGYAAPDYIETGHLTVKSDVWGFGVVLYEILTGRRSVERSRPAEEQKLLGWVRRHPPGGDSFRTIMDPRLGGRYPLAAARDAARLADRCLGKNPKERPAMAEVVEELERVLRMEPAPPPAPATPKR, encoded by the exons ATGGGGTGCTTCGCCTTCAAGAGCGGCAAGGGCCGTCGGCGGCCGGCTGGCGGCGGCAAGCCTCCGGCGGAGCCGAAGCCGGACGGGCCGAAGCGGAGCAAGGCGTCCTCGTCGTCGGCGTCGACGCCGACGAGGAGCATCCAGGAGCTGTCGGAGGAGCGGGGCGCGGCGCGGCTGCGCGTGTTCGGGCTGGAGGAGCTCGGCAGCGCCACCAACGGCTTCAGCCGCGCGCTCAAGATCGGCGAGGGCGGCTTCGGCTCCGTCTACCGCGCCTTCTTCCGCTCCGCCGCCGGCGGCCGCGTCGTCCTCGCCGTCAAGCGCCTCAACCAGCGCAGCCTGCAG GGGCACAAGCAGTGGCTTGCCGAGGTGCAGTTCCTGGGCGTCCTGGAGCACCCGAACCTGGTGAAGCTCGTGGGCTACTGCGCGGTGGACTCGGAGGCGGGCAAGCACCGGCTGCTGGTGTACGAGTTCATGCCCAACAAGACCCTGGACGACCACCTCTTCAGCCGAGCCCACCCGCCGCTCCCCTGGAGGACGAGGCTGCAGGTCATGGCCGGCGCCGCGCGCGGCCTCGACTACCTCCACCGCGGCCTCCCGGAAGTCCAG GTGATATACAGGGACTTCAAGGCGTCGAACGTGCTGCTGGACGGCGAGTTCCGGCCGAAGCTGTCGGACTTCGGGCTGGCGCGGGAGGGCCCGACGGAGGGGCGGACGCACGtgtcgacggcggtggtgggcacgCACGGCTACGCGGCGCCGGACTACATCGAGACGGGGCACCTCACGGTGAAGAGCGACGTGTGGGGGTTCGGGGTGGTGCTGTACGAGATCCTGACGGGGCGGCGGTCGGTGGAGCGCAGCCGGCCGGCGGAGGAGCAGAAGCTGCTGGGGTGGGTGCGCCGGCACCCGCCCGGAGGGGACAGCTTCAGGACCATCATGGACCCGCGGCTGGGCGGGCGGTACCCGCTGGCCGCCGCGCGCGACGCGGCGAGGCTGGCCGACCGCTGCCTCGGCAAGAACCCCAAGGAGCGGCCGGCCATGGCGGAGGTCGTGGAGGAGCTCGAGCGGGTGCTGCGGATGGAGCCGGCCCCGCCTCCGGCTCCGGCGACACCCAAGAGGtga